The following proteins are co-located in the Dehalococcoides mccartyi 195 genome:
- the corA gene encoding magnesium/cobalt transporter CorA, which yields MTRQSKKYSQKAGMLPGSVVFIGEGKTEPASLSLSSYTPDAYQPLPLKTLADCSTQVKQSGGIVWVKVSGLQDTAMVEELGKCFNLHPLTLEDVVNTEQRPKLEDYGNYLFAVIKALHWDSELKKTRSEHISLILGKNFLISFQEHQSDIFNPIHQRLQSDNGRIRKLGADYLLYSILDIIVDGYFSLIEGFGDYLDEIEEQLLSSPSSQTLKQISEAKKEMLFIRKSIWPARETVAAIERSETPLIDKSSHIYFRDIYDHLIQQIDTGETYRDMLSNMIDIYLSSLSNRMSEVMKVLTIFASIFIPLTFIVGIYGMNFDIPELRFSWGYPGILLFMLAIALILVLFFKRKKWL from the coding sequence ATGACCAGACAATCTAAAAAATACTCCCAGAAGGCAGGTATGCTGCCAGGCTCAGTAGTATTTATAGGCGAAGGAAAGACAGAGCCAGCCAGCCTCAGCCTTAGCTCGTATACCCCGGATGCCTACCAGCCGCTGCCTTTAAAAACCCTGGCGGACTGCAGTACCCAGGTTAAACAGTCCGGCGGCATAGTCTGGGTAAAGGTCAGCGGGCTTCAGGATACTGCTATGGTGGAGGAACTGGGCAAATGCTTTAACCTTCACCCCCTTACCCTTGAAGACGTGGTCAATACTGAGCAGCGTCCCAAACTGGAGGACTACGGCAATTACCTCTTTGCCGTTATCAAAGCACTTCACTGGGATTCCGAGCTTAAGAAAACCCGCTCAGAACATATCAGCCTGATACTGGGTAAAAACTTCCTGATAAGTTTTCAGGAACACCAGAGTGATATTTTTAACCCCATTCACCAACGTTTACAGTCAGATAACGGGCGGATTCGGAAACTAGGGGCAGACTATCTGCTCTATTCCATACTGGATATAATAGTAGACGGCTATTTCAGTTTGATAGAGGGCTTCGGAGATTATCTGGACGAAATAGAAGAACAGCTTCTATCCTCCCCATCCTCCCAAACACTCAAACAGATTTCAGAGGCCAAAAAAGAAATGCTCTTTATCCGTAAATCTATCTGGCCGGCCAGGGAGACCGTGGCAGCCATTGAACGCAGTGAAACGCCCCTGATAGATAAAAGCAGCCACATATATTTCCGTGACATTTATGACCACCTTATCCAGCAGATAGATACCGGCGAAACCTACCGGGATATGCTTTCCAACATGATAGATATTTACCTTTCCAGCCTATCCAACCGCATGAGTGAGGTCATGAAGGTTTTAACTATATTCGCTTCCATTTTTATACCCCTGACCTTTATCGTAGGCATATACGGCATGAATTTTGATATCCCAGAGCTCCGCTTCAGTTGGGGGTATCCCGGTATACTTTTATTCATGCTAGCCATAGCTTTAATATTAGTATTGTTTTTCAAGCGGAAGAAATGGCTTTAA